A part of Brassica rapa cultivar Chiifu-401-42 chromosome A05, CAAS_Brap_v3.01, whole genome shotgun sequence genomic DNA contains:
- the LOC103867059 gene encoding protein NUCLEAR FUSION DEFECTIVE 4: MKSLAIQILTGRWFMFFASLLIMSAAGATYMFGLYSGDIKTALGYDQTTLNLLSFFKDLGANVGIIAGLLNEVSPPWFTLIIGAILNFFGYFMIWLAVTKRISKPKVWHMCLYICVGANSQSFANTGSIVTCVKNFPESRGFVLGILKGYVGLSGAIFTQLYHAFYGDDTKSLILMIGWLPAAISFAFLWTVRNMKVVRQTNELKVFYNFLYISFGLATFLMVVIITDKLSGFTRSEFGGSAAVVIVLLLLPIIVVVLEERKLWKDKQVALNDPAPINIVTEKASLVSLEVKDDNERSTKVERVKTASCWTTIFSPPERGDDYTILQALFSFDMLILFLATICGAGGTLTAIDNLGQIGGSLGYPKRSVSTFVSLVSIWNYFGRVTSGVLSEIFLIKYKFPRPIMLTMILLFSCTGHLLIAFNVPGGLYVASVIIGFCFGAQWPLLFAIISEVFGLKYYSTLINFGSVASPIGAYLLNVRVAGYLYDKEAEKQHKALGIVRKEGQDLSCMGTACFKLSFIIITLVTLFGVFVSMILVVRTKKFYKSDIYKRFREKALATEMEMAPPVPARSTAVENGNDSGKVVGKGG; encoded by the exons ATGAAGAGCTTAGCCATCCAAATCCTAACAGGAAGATGGTTTATGTTCTTCGCGAGTCTCTTAATCATGTCGGCGGCTGGAGCCACTTATATGTTCGGTCTCTACTCAGGTGATATCAAGACAGCCTTAGGCTACGACCAAACCACTCTTaacctcctcagtttcttcaaaGATCTTGGAGCCAACGTCGGTATCATCGCGGGTCTACTCAACGAGGTGTCTCCTCCTTGGTTCACTCTCATAATCGGAGCTATACTTAACTTCTTCGGCTATTTCATGATCTGGCTTGCCGTTACAAAACGGATCTCGAAGCCTAAAGTTTGGCACATGTGTCTCTATATATGCGTTGGAGCTAACTCTCAGTCTTTCGCTAATACCGGATCCATCGTCACATGTGTCAAGAACTTCCCAGAGTCACGTGGTTTTGTCTTGGGGATTCTCAAGGGATATGTTGGTCTTAGTGGTGCTATTTTTACACAGCTCTACCATGCCTTTTATGGCGACGACACCAAATCTCTAATACTGATGATTG GTTGGTTACCTGCAGCAATCTCGTTTGCTTTCTTGTGGACGGTAAGGAACATGAAAGTGGTGAGACAGACGAATGAGCTAAAGGTGTTTTATAACTTCCTCTACATATCGTTCGGGCTAGCGACGTTTCTCATGGTGGTCATCATCACTGACAAACTCTCCGGCTTTACAAGAAGTGAGTTTGGAGGCAGTGCCGCCGTGGTGATCGTCTTGCTACTTCTACCGATCATAGTAGTCGTCTTGGAAGAAAGGAAGCTCTGGAAAGATAAACAAGTCGCCTTAAATGATCCAGCACCAATCAATATCGTCACGGAGAAAGCAAGTTTAGTTTCATTAGAGGTCAAAGATGATAACGAAAGGTCAACGAAAGTGGAGCGTGTTAAAACGGCGTCGTGTTGGACGACTATATTTAGTCCACCGGAGAGAGGAGATGACTATACGATCTTGCAAGCGTTGTTTAGCTTCGACATGTTGATATTATTCTTAGCGACCATATGTGGTGCGGGAGGGACGCTGACGGCTATAGACAACTTGGGTCAAATAGGTGGTTCATTGGGTTATCCAAAGAGAAGCGTGAGCACGTTTGTGTCACTAGTAAGCATATGGAACTACTTCGGTCGTGTGACTTCAGGTGTACTCTCAGAGATTTTCTTGATCAAATACAAGTTCCCTAGGCCTATAATGCTCACAATGATCCTCCTCTTCTCATGCACCGGTCACCTCCTAATCGCTTTTAACGTCCCTGGCGGACTCTACGTGGCATCGGTCATCATAGGGTTTTGTTTTGGTGCGCAATGGCCGCTTCTATTTGCTATAATCTCCGAGGTGTTTGGGCTTAAATACTACTCTACGTTGATTAACTTTGGGTCGGTCGCAAGCCCGATCGGGGCTTATTTGCTAAACGTTCGGGTCGCGGGGTATTTATACGACAAGGAGGCGGAGAAGCAACATAAAGCATTAGGGATAGTGAGAAAGGAGGGGCAAGATCTTAGCTGCATGGGCACGGCGTGTTTTAAGTTGTCATTTATTATAATTACCTTGGTAACTTTGTTTGGTGTGTTTGTCTCGATGATTTTGGTGGTCCGGACCAAGAAGTTTTACAAGAGCGATATCTACAAAAGGTTTAGAGAAAAAGCGTTGGCGACTGAGATGGAGATGGCCCCGCCTGTTCCGGCAAGATCGACGGCGGTAGAGAATGGTAATGATAGTGGCAAAGTTGTTGGCAAAGGGGGGTAG
- the LOC103867062 gene encoding serine/threonine-protein kinase PCRK1-like isoform X1 — protein MRSSTSSSSSLSLSKTYFKALSLSLNNEHEQPHHNMNNSTPVRRLVSSKAMKCFYFSKDKPQDGAAKTRNFDSLQGSGSEFNSSTSTTTSITSSLHVLSETHSNNLKVFALDDLKTATKNFSRSLMIGEGGFGGVFRGIIQNPQDSRKKIDIAVKQLSRRGLQGHKEWVTEVNVLGVVEHPNLVKLIGYCAEDDERGIQRLLVYEYVPNRSVQDHLSNRFIVTPLPWSTRMKIAQDTARGLAYLHQGMEFQVSFSSLTWSHINSFKLLFYMFLKCMFMQIIFRDFKSSNILLDENWNAKLSDFGLARMGPSKGVTHVSTAVVGTIGYAAPEYIQTGHLTAKSDVWSYGIFLYELITGRRPFDRNRPRNEQNILEWIRPHLTDIKKFKMIIDPRLEGNYYLKSALKLAAVANRCLMVKAKSRPTMGEVSEMLERIVETSDEVSPALPLVKSLTPKDAFEASRRERVKKRFVELVTGVNGCPNLPTWSPKLVTSL, from the exons ATGCGGAgctcaacttcttcttcttcctctctctctctctccaaaacTTACTttaaagctctctctctctctctcaataaTGAACATGAGCAACCTCATCACAACATGAATAACTCTACACCAG TGAGGCGGCTGGTTTCATCAAAGGCAATGAAATGTTTCTACTTCAGCAAAGATAAACCTCAGGATGGAGCAGCTAAGACTAGAAATTTTGATTCATTGCAAGGATCAGGGTCTGAGTTTAACTCAAGTACAAGTACTACAACTTCCATCACTTCTTCCTTGCACGTTCTCTCAGAGACACACAGTAACAATCTCAAAGTCTTTGCCCTCGATGACCTCAAAACCGCTACCAAGAACTTCAGCCGGTCCTTGATGATCGGTGAAGGTGGATTTGGTGGTGTGTTTCGTGGCATCATTCAGAACCCTCAAGATTCTCGTAAGAAGATTGATATAGCTGTTAAACAACTCAGTAGAAGAGGTCTTCAG GGGCATAAAGAATGGGTGACAGAAGTAAACGTGTTGGGGGTAGTGGAGCATCCAAATCTGGTGAAGCTGATAGGTTACTGCGCTGAGGATGATGAGAGAGGGATCCAACGGCTACTAGTTTATGAATACGTACCAAACAGAAGCGTTCAAGACCATTTATCAAATCGTTTTATAGTCACTCCTCTTCCTTGGTCCACAAGAATGAAGATTGCTCAAGACACTGCTCGAGGGCTAGCTTATCTTCATCAAGGCATGGAGTTTCAGGTCTCTTTCTCCTCCTTAACATGGTCACATATTAATAGctttaaactattattttatatgttcTTGAAATGTATGTTCATGCAGATCATATTTAGGGACTTCAAATCTTCCAATATTCTTCTTGATGAGAACTGGAACGCAAAGCTCTCTGACTTTGGACTGGCTCGTATGGGTCCTTCCAAGGGAGTCACTCATGTCTCCACCGCG GTTGTAGGAACCATTGGTTATGCAGCACCTGAGTACATCCAAACAGGACACCTCACAGCCAAAAGCGATGTGTGGAGCTACGGAATCTTTCTGTATGAGCTCATCACAGGGAGACGTCCCTTCGATAGGAACCGCCCAAGAAACGAGCAGAACATCTTGGAGTGGATAAGACCTCACTTGACTGATATCAAGAAGTTCAAGATGATCATTGACCCAAGACTTGAAGGAAACTACTACCTCAAGTCGGCTTTGAAGCTGGCTGCTGTTGCCAACAGGTGTTTGATGGTGAAAGCAAAGTCAAGGCCAACGATGGGTGAGGTTTCAGAGATGTTAGAAAGGATAGTGGAGACTTCAGACGAGGTATCTCCAGCTTTGCCGTTGGTGAAAAGCTTGACGCCTAAAGATGCGTTTGAGGCGtcaaggagagagagagttaaGAAAAGATTTGTTGAACTTGTAACTGGGGTAAATGGTTGTCCTAATCTGCCTACTTGGTCTCCTAAACTTGTCACTTCTCTTTGA
- the LOC103867062 gene encoding serine/threonine-protein kinase PCRK1-like isoform X2 — MRSSTSSSSSLSLSKTYFKALSLSLNNEHEQPHHNMNNSTPVRRLVSSKAMKCFYFSKDKPQDGAAKTRNFDSLQGSGSEFNSSTSTTTSITSSLHVLSETHSNNLKVFALDDLKTATKNFSRSLMIGEGGFGGVFRGIIQNPQDSRKKIDIAVKQLSRRGLQGHKEWVTEVNVLGVVEHPNLVKLIGYCAEDDERGIQRLLVYEYVPNRSVQDHLSNRFIVTPLPWSTRMKIAQDTARGLAYLHQGMEFQIIFRDFKSSNILLDENWNAKLSDFGLARMGPSKGVTHVSTAVVGTIGYAAPEYIQTGHLTAKSDVWSYGIFLYELITGRRPFDRNRPRNEQNILEWIRPHLTDIKKFKMIIDPRLEGNYYLKSALKLAAVANRCLMVKAKSRPTMGEVSEMLERIVETSDEVSPALPLVKSLTPKDAFEASRRERVKKRFVELVTGVNGCPNLPTWSPKLVTSL, encoded by the exons ATGCGGAgctcaacttcttcttcttcctctctctctctctccaaaacTTACTttaaagctctctctctctctctcaataaTGAACATGAGCAACCTCATCACAACATGAATAACTCTACACCAG TGAGGCGGCTGGTTTCATCAAAGGCAATGAAATGTTTCTACTTCAGCAAAGATAAACCTCAGGATGGAGCAGCTAAGACTAGAAATTTTGATTCATTGCAAGGATCAGGGTCTGAGTTTAACTCAAGTACAAGTACTACAACTTCCATCACTTCTTCCTTGCACGTTCTCTCAGAGACACACAGTAACAATCTCAAAGTCTTTGCCCTCGATGACCTCAAAACCGCTACCAAGAACTTCAGCCGGTCCTTGATGATCGGTGAAGGTGGATTTGGTGGTGTGTTTCGTGGCATCATTCAGAACCCTCAAGATTCTCGTAAGAAGATTGATATAGCTGTTAAACAACTCAGTAGAAGAGGTCTTCAG GGGCATAAAGAATGGGTGACAGAAGTAAACGTGTTGGGGGTAGTGGAGCATCCAAATCTGGTGAAGCTGATAGGTTACTGCGCTGAGGATGATGAGAGAGGGATCCAACGGCTACTAGTTTATGAATACGTACCAAACAGAAGCGTTCAAGACCATTTATCAAATCGTTTTATAGTCACTCCTCTTCCTTGGTCCACAAGAATGAAGATTGCTCAAGACACTGCTCGAGGGCTAGCTTATCTTCATCAAGGCATGGAGTTTCAG ATCATATTTAGGGACTTCAAATCTTCCAATATTCTTCTTGATGAGAACTGGAACGCAAAGCTCTCTGACTTTGGACTGGCTCGTATGGGTCCTTCCAAGGGAGTCACTCATGTCTCCACCGCG GTTGTAGGAACCATTGGTTATGCAGCACCTGAGTACATCCAAACAGGACACCTCACAGCCAAAAGCGATGTGTGGAGCTACGGAATCTTTCTGTATGAGCTCATCACAGGGAGACGTCCCTTCGATAGGAACCGCCCAAGAAACGAGCAGAACATCTTGGAGTGGATAAGACCTCACTTGACTGATATCAAGAAGTTCAAGATGATCATTGACCCAAGACTTGAAGGAAACTACTACCTCAAGTCGGCTTTGAAGCTGGCTGCTGTTGCCAACAGGTGTTTGATGGTGAAAGCAAAGTCAAGGCCAACGATGGGTGAGGTTTCAGAGATGTTAGAAAGGATAGTGGAGACTTCAGACGAGGTATCTCCAGCTTTGCCGTTGGTGAAAAGCTTGACGCCTAAAGATGCGTTTGAGGCGtcaaggagagagagagttaaGAAAAGATTTGTTGAACTTGTAACTGGGGTAAATGGTTGTCCTAATCTGCCTACTTGGTCTCCTAAACTTGTCACTTCTCTTTGA
- the LOC103867064 gene encoding uncharacterized protein LOC103867064 has product MGFISCISLPTISSRIPSTLVSKQSTLASLYSLKMVALRRVDKPSSLLSLSTTSSMMVTPIQASSSSSTIGETSDGLKVQSSVSIGANDLLIVGPGVLGRLVAEKWREEHPDCQIIGQTVTTNHHDELEKLGIKPALKETEFDGKFSYVIFCAPPSQSPDYAAELRTAASKWNGEGSFLFTSSSAPFDCFDNGDCNEDSPVVPLGKSPRTDVLLRAEKVVLESGGTVLRLAGLYTETRGAHNYWLNKETVDARPDHILNLIHYEDAASLAVAIMKRKAGGRIYLGCDNHPLSRQEVMDLMDQSGKYDKKFKGFTSTSGPLGKKLNNSRTRAEIGWEPKYPSFAQFLGVTK; this is encoded by the exons ATGGGTTTCATCTCTTGCATCTCACTTCCGACGATAAGTTCGAGAATTCCATCGACCCTTGTCTCAAAGCAGTCGACTTTAGCATCTTTGTACTCACTAAAGATGGTTGCTCTGAGACGCGTGGATAAACCCAGTTCCTTGTTGTCACTATCAACAACGTCTTCGATGATGGTGACTCCTATACAAGCCTCTTCTTCCTCATCCACCATTG GTGAGACAAGTGATGGCTTGAAGGTCCAGTCTTCTGTTTCAATTGGGGCAAACGATTTGCTGATTGTTGGACCAGGTGTTCTTGGACGCTTAGTTGCTGAAAAATGGAGAGAG GAACATCCAGATTGTCAAATCATTGGGCAGACAGTAACAACAAACCATCATGATGAGTTGGAGAAGTTGGGTATCAAACCAGCTCTTAAAGAAACTGAATTTGATGGCAAGTTCTCTTATGTTATCTTTTGTGCTCCTCCTTCACAAAGTCCAGATTACGCCGCTGAGCTCAG GACGGCAGCATCAAAGTGGAATGGTGAAGGATCATTCTTATTCACATCTAGTTCTGCACCTTTTGATTGCTTTGATAATGGAGACTGCAACGAG GATTCTCCAGTGGTGCCACTAGGCAAGAGCCCAAGAACCGATGTGCTTTTGAGAGCTGAAAAAGTAGTGTTGGAAAGTGGAGGGACTGTCCTCAGACTTGCAGGGCTTTAC ACAGAGACTAGAGGTGCACATAATTACTGGTTGAATAAGGAGACAGTTGATGCTCGTCCTGATCATATCCTAAATCTCATCCACTATGAG GATGCAGCATCGCTTGCAGTTGCAATCATGAAGAGGAAAGCTGGTGGTAGGATCTACTTGGGCTGTGATAACCATCCTTTGTCAAGGCAAGAGGTGATGGACCTGATGGATCAAAGTGGAAAGTATGATAAGAAGTTCAAAGGCTTCACAA GCACTAGTGGTCCTTTAGGGAAGAAGCTGAACAACTCAAGGACACGAGCTGAAATAGGATGGGAGCCTAAGTATCCAAGCTTTGCTCAGTTTCTTGGAGTAACGAAGTAA
- the LOC103867060 gene encoding putative ribosomal large subunit pseudouridine synthase SVR1, chloroplastic yields the protein MASVASSPISFAASFLRTKPVPRFLPIRTLRCALSSSSSSEPIEFDISFAPPKPTPSSPRGNAAFQQLFIPWIVRGEDGKLKVQSQPPAQLIHALADATTQNPKKKVKKKKPQASSSSSSSAVTTSSEPKLSKAARRYYNENIKEPPQRLSKVLAAAGVASRRTSEELIFDGKVTVNGSLCTTPQTRVDPTRDIIYVNGNRVPKKLPPKVYFALNKPKGYICSSGEKETKSVVSLFDEFMASWDKRNPGTPKPRLFTVGRLDVATTGLIIVTNDGDFAQKLSHPSSSLPKEYITTVAGDVHKRHLMAISEGTVVEGVHCVPDSVELMPKQHDIPRARLRIVVHEGRNHEVRELVKNAGLEVYSLKRVRIGGFRLPSDLGLGKHVELKQSELKALGWKS from the exons ATGGCGTCGGTGGCATCATCGCCGATATCTTTCGCCGCTTCTTTCCTCAGAACCAAACCCGTCCCTCGCTTCCTCCCCATCCGCACCCTCCGCTGCgccctctcctcctcctcctcctccgagCCAATCGAATTCGACATCTCATTCGCTCCTCCCAAACCCACACCTTCCTCCCCTCGCGGCAACGCCGCCTTCCAGCAGCTCTTCATCCCTTGGATCGTCCGCGGCGAAGACGGCAAACTCAAAGTCCAATCCCAACCTCCCGCGCAGCTAATCCACGCCCTCGCAGACGCCACCACACAGAACCCTAAGAAGAAggtcaagaagaagaagccacaagcttcctcctcctcctcctcctccgccgtcaCCACATCCTCGGAGCCGAAGCTCTCAAAGGCGGCGAGAAGGTATTACAATGAGAATATCAAAGAGCCTCCTCAGCGTTTGAGCAAGGTTCTCGCTGCTGCTGGAG TGGCGTCGAGAAGAACCTCTGAAGAGCTTATCTTTGACGGGAAGGTTACTGTTAATGGCTCTCTGTGTACTACTCCACAG ACTCGTGTTGATCCAACGAGAGACATTATCTATGTTAATGGGAATCGTGTGCCCAAGAAGCTTCCTCCAAAGGTTTATTTTGCTCTCAACAAGCCTAAAGG ATACATCTGTTCTTCTGGAGAGAAAGAGACCAAGTCTGTTGTTAGTTTGTTTGACGAGTTCATGGCCAGTTGG GATAAAAGGAATCCAGGGACTCCTAAACCTCGTCTTTTTACTGTTGGCCGTCTTGATGTCGCCACAACAGGGTTGATAATAGTTACAAATGATG GAGATTTTGCACAGAAACTTTCACATCCTTCATCTAGTTTACCAAAAGA ATATATTACTACGGTTGCTGGTGATGTACACAAACGGCACTTAATGGCCATCAGCGAAGGGACAGTTGTGGAAGGAGTCCACTGTGTCCCAGACTCAGTTGAGTTGATGCCAAAGCAGCATGATATACCAAGAGCACGGCTACGTATTGTG GTTCATGAAGGGAGGAACCATGAAGTCAGAGAATTAGTGAAAAATGCTGGGCTTGAG GTTTACTCATTAAAGCGTGTTCGTATAGGTGGATTCAGGCTTCCTTCAGATCTTGG GCTAGGGAAGCATGTGGAATTGAAGCAGAGCGAGCTAAAGGCATTGGGTTGGAAGAGTTGA
- the LOC103867061 gene encoding amino acid transporter AVT1C produces MNHVPSDQSFYIESEEEDDRKDYEEEDDDDQSHSDSSDANDDNQTHTKPSSYTTAWPQSYRQSIDLYSSVPSPNIGFLGNNSVTRFGSSFLSSSLIRRHTPESLPAVTKPLLEADEQALPPPPKHRLSSHGLLSPAPSRRGSMRKDEKVFMVSHEIPMSRNSSYGQAVLNGLNVLCGVGILSTPYAAKEGGWLGLMILFIYGLLSFYTGILLRYCLDSESDLETYPDIGQAAFGTTGRIFVSIVLYLELYACCVEYIILESDNLSSLFPNAAFGIGGFELDARHLFAILTTLAVLPTVWLRDLSVLSYISAGGVIASVLVVLCLFWIGLVDEVGIHSKGTTLNLSTLPVAIGLYGYCYSGHAVFPNIYTSMAKPTQYPAVLLTCFGICTLMYAGVAVMGYTMFGEATESQFTLNLPQELVATKIAVWTTVVNPFTKYALTISPVALSLEELIPERHNKSHWYAIAIRTALVFSTLLVGLSIPFFGLVMSLIGSLLTMLVTLILPPVCFLSIVRGKVTSTQMMLCVLIIIIGAISSVIGSYSALSKIIQKLSS; encoded by the exons ATGAATCACGTACCATCTGATCAGAGCTTCTACATTGAGAGCGAGGAAGAAGACGATAGAAAAGAttacgaagaagaagatgatgatgatcaaagccATTCTGATTCCTCCGATGCTAATGATGATAATCAGACACATACTAAGCCAAGCTCATACACTACAGCTTGGCCACAGAGTTACAG GCAGTCGATTGATCTTTACAGTAGTGTACCGTCTCCCAACATCGGTTTTCTTGGGAATAACTCGGTGACGAGATTTGGAAGCTCTTTCTTGTCTTCTTCGTTGATAAGAAGACACACTCCTGAGTCTTTACCTGCTGTTACAAAGCCTCTGCTCGAAGCAGATGAGCAAGCACTACCACCACCACCTAAACACAGACTCAGCTCTCATGGCTTGCTCTCTCCTGCTCCTTCGAGGAGAGGTTCAATGCGGAAGGACGAGAAAGTATTCATGGTCTCTCATGAGATTCCTATGTCACGCAACAGCTCATACGGACAAGCTGTTCTAAATG GATTGAACGTTCTATGTGGAGTTGGAATACTTTCAACGCCTTATGCTGCCAAAGAAGGAGGATGGTTGGGACTAATGATACTGTTTATATATGGTTTGCTTTCTTTCTACACTGGAATACTCCTGCGTTACTGCCTCGACAGTGAGTCTGACCTTGAGACCTATCCTGATATTGGCCAAGCCGCGTTTGGTACCACTGGGCGTATCTTTGTCTCG ATAGTACTCTACTTGGAGCTATAC GCGTGCTGTGTTGAATATATAATATTGGAGAGTGATAATCTCTCTTCATTATTTCCAAATGCTGCCTTCGGTATTGGAGGATTTGAGTTAGATGCACGCCATCTATTTGCAATACTAACCACTCTCGCTGTTCTCCCCACCGTCTGGCTCAGAGATCTCAGTGTACTGAGTTATATCTCAG CTGGAGGGGTGATTGCATCGGTGCTAGtggttttgtgtttgttttggaTTGGTTTGGTAGATGAAGTTGGAATCCACAGCAAAGGAACTACACTAAACTTGTCAACCTTACCTGTAGCTATAGGGCTATATGGTTACTGCTACTCAGGACATGCTGTTTTCCCCAATATTTATACTTCTATGGCAAAACCAACTCAATACCCTGCTGTTCTCTTGACATG CTTTGGAATTTGTACTCTGATGTATGCCGGTGTGGCTGTTATGGGTTATACAATGTTTGGAGAAGCAACAGAATCACAGTTTACTCTCAACTTGCCTCAAGAGTTGGTTGCAACTAAGATTGCGGTCTGGACTACG GTGGTGAATCCATTTACCAA ATATGCTTTGACCATATCTCCAGTAGCACTGAGTCTTGAGGAACTGATACCAGAAAGACATAACAAGTCGCATTGGTACGCCATTGCCATTAGAACCGCATTGGTCTTCTCTACTTTGCTTGTCGGTCTCTCAATTCCCTTCTTTG GTCTTGTCATGTCATTGATTGGATCCTTGTTGACAATGCTCGTC ACGCTAATACTTCCCCCAGTTTGTTTCCTGAGCATTGTACGGGGAAAAGTTACCTCGACACAG ATGATGTTGTGTGTCTTAATCATCATAATAGGAGCAATATCTTCCGTAATTGGCTCATATTCAGCTCTCTCCAAGATCATTCAAAAACTGAGCAGCTGA
- the LOC103867065 gene encoding anaphase-promoting complex subunit 7, whose product MDVPKDQIATLMEHGLYDSAEMLGCFLVSSSTVSAEASPHLKAETLILLGDALFHQREYRRAIHTYKQALHHCARVPKQSSGISRSSLSLSTRSSVNASSVSAINENEVRFKIASSHFALSETKAAIAEMESVKTRSLEMNILMAKLHRNSGYNRGAIAFYKECLRQCPYVLEAIIGLAELGATAKDIISAFTQTSSRSAKVSLDQIDPTRWLQRYVEAQCCVASHAYKGALELFAELLQRFPNNVHLLTETAKVEAIIGKNDEAIMRFEKVRSIDPYTLTCMDEYAMLLQMKCDYSRLNKLVHDLLSIDHTRAEVFVALSVLWERKDPRTALSYAEKSIRVDERHIPGYIVKGNFLLLAKRPEAAAIAFRAAQNLRSDLRSYQGLVHSYLAFGKTKEALYTAREAMNAMPQSAKALKLVGDVHANTSSGREKAKKFYESALRLEPGYLGAAIALADLHLMEGRNGDAVSLLERYLKDWADESLHVKLAQVFAATNMLQDSLSHYQAALRINPQNEAAKKGLDRLEKQMKGIDPDAADENDENDVEDVDGDTEEAELM is encoded by the exons ATGGATGTTCCAAAGGATCAGATCGCTACTCTAATGGAGCACGGCCTCTACGATTCCGCCGAAATGCTC GGCTGCTTCCTCGTTTCGTCCTCTACTGTTAGCGCCGAAGCTAGCCCTCATCTCAAGGCCGAGACTTTG ATTCTACTTGGAGATGCTCTGTTTCATCAGAGAGAGTACCGTAGAGCTATT caTACGTACAAGCAAGCGTTGCATCACTGTGCAAGAGTTCCGAAGCAAAGCTCTGGTATTTCGAGGAGTTCGTTGTCTTTGTCTACTAGATCGTCTGTGAATGCTTCTAGTGTCTCTGCTATTAATGAGAACGAG GTGAGATTCAAGATTGCTTCATCTCACTTTGCTCTTAGTGAAACCAAAGCTGCCATCGCTGAG ATGGAGTCTGTCAAGACAAGGAGCTTGGAGATGAATATATTGATGGCGAAGCTTCATCGAAATTCTGGATATAACCGTGGTGCTATTGCTTTTTATAAAGAGTGTTTAAG GCAATGTCCTTATGTACTCGAAGCCATCATAGGATTAGCTGAACTTGGAGCCACTGCAAAGGATATCATATCAGCTTTTACTCAG ACTTCAAGTAGAAGTGCAAAAGTTTCGCTCGATCAGATTGATCCTACCCGTTGGTTGCAG CGATATGTCGAGGCCCAGTGTTGTGTTGCTTCACATGCTTACAAAG GGGCGCTGGAACTCTTTGCTGAACTTTTACAACGGTTTCCAAATAACGTACACTTGTTGACTGAGACGGCAAAG GTAGAAGCCATTATTGGGAAAAATGATGAGGCCATAATGAGATTTGAGAAG GTTCGATCAATTGATCCTTACACACTTACCTGTATGGATGAGTATGCGATGCTGCTACAGATGAAGTGCGACTATTCCAGGCTAAACAAGCTCGTCCACGATTTATTAAGCATTGATCATACAAGAGCAGAAGTATTTGTAGCTTTGTCTGTACTATGGGAAAGGAAAGATCCAAGGACAGCATTATCTTATGCTGAAAAG AGTATCAGGGTAGATGAGAGGCACATACCCGGCTACATAGTGAAG GGAAACTTCCTTTTACTAGCAAAACGACCAGAAGCTGCAGCGATTGCCTTCAGGGCTGCCCAGAATCTGAGGTCTGATCTTCGTTCATATCAAG GATTAGTCCATTCTTATTTGGCATTTGGCAAAACCAAAGAAGCGTTGTATACCGCTAGAGAAGCAATGAATGCAATGCCTCAGTCTGCAAAGGCTCTTAAATTAGTTGGTGATGTTCATGCTAATACATCAAGTGGCAGGGAAAAG GCGAAAAAGTTCTATGAGTCAGCTCTGAGGCTAGAACCAGGGTACCTTGGAGCAGCCATAGCTCTAGCTGACCTTCATCTAATGGAAGGGAGGAACGGAGATGCTGTATCACTACTTGAACGGTATCTAAAAGACTGGGCTGATGAATCTCTCCATGTCAAGCTAGCTCAAGTGTTTGCTGCAACGAATATGCTTCAAGATTCTTTATCACACTATCAAGCTGCATTAAg GATAAATCCACAGAATGAGGCAGCCAAAAAGGGACTAGATCGCCTGGAGAAACAGATGAAG GGAATAGACCCAGATGCAGCGGATGAGAATGACGAGAACGATGTTGAAGATGTTGATGGAGACACTGAAGAAGCAGAGCTCATGTGA